The Vicinamibacteria bacterium sequence GCTGACGTTGCCTCGCCGGAATTTCATCCTTTGGTCGGCCAGGCCAAGGACGTCGCGGCCGCGGCGGTCCTCTTCTCGGCCGTCGGCGCGGCGATCGTTGCCGTATTGATTCTTGGGCCGTACGTCCTGGGTTCTCTGGGCCGAATCCCGATCGGTGGCTGAGATCGTGGATTTCCCGGAGAACGAAGCCCACTTGTGGATCGTACGGTCGCGGGACGCGCGCGCCCCGTCGCTTCTTGCCGCTTACGAGGAGCTACTTACCGACGACGAGCGCGAAAAACGCGACCGTTATCGTTTCGAGAAAGATCGTCACACCTGTCTGGTGACGCGTGCCCTAGTTCGCACAACCCTCTCACGCTATGCGGACGTGGCGCCCGATGCCTGGCGATTCGTGACCAACGAGCATGGCCGTCCGGAGATTTCGGAGCCGGCCAGCGCTCGCTGGTTGCGGTTCAATCTTTCGCATACCAACGGGCTCGTGGTTTGCCTCGTCGCGCGCGGCCGCCGGGTCGGAGTCGACGTCGAGGACCGGGAGCGGTCGGGAAGACTGCTCGACGTCGCCGAGCGTTATTTTTCGACGGCCGAGGTCGAGGCCCTTCGAAGCCTGCCGCGCCCGGAGCAGCTCGAAAGGTTCTTCCTCTATTGGACCCTCAAGGAGTCGTACATCAAGGCCCGCGGCATGGGGCTCGCCATCCCACTGGGCCGATTCTCGTTCGCGCTCGAATCGGTCAGTGAGCGCGGTATCCGCAT is a genomic window containing:
- a CDS encoding 4'-phosphopantetheinyl transferase superfamily protein, producing MAEIVDFPENEAHLWIVRSRDARAPSLLAAYEELLTDDEREKRDRYRFEKDRHTCLVTRALVRTTLSRYADVAPDAWRFVTNEHGRPEISEPASARWLRFNLSHTNGLVVCLVARGRRVGVDVEDRERSGRLLDVAERYFSTAEVEALRSLPRPEQLERFFLYWTLKESYIKARGMGLAIPLGRFSFALESVSERGIRIQLDPRLEDDPERWWFTVMSHGRRHLIAASVESRGEPVVLAVREVLPLG